The stretch of DNA TGTGTCGGAACAACTCTTTCCGGGGTTGGTTATTAGCATTGTTTGGAAGGTTCCAGACTCAGAATAAGTATGAACCGGATGCATTAAACTACTTTCATAACTGTCGCCAAAAATCCATTTATAAGAATTTGCTAAACTGGATTTATTAAGAAATAAAATTTCTCCAGAACAGGTATCTAACGAATAGCTATAATCGGCATGACTTATATTAGAAACTGTAACCTTAAAAAAGCTAGTATCGCTTAAGCAAGCACCAATGGCACCTACAACTGAATAAATAGAATTAACATTAGGCGCTACTTGAATTGTATCTACACTGGTTCCAGAAGCGCCATTCCAAAAGTAGGTACTAGCACCTGTAGCTGTTAAGGTAATTAATTCAGAATTACACACAGTATCAATACCGCTAACTAAAACAATTGGTTTATCAATAGGATTTACTACAATAGTGTCGGGAATACCGAAACATGTTCCGTTAGAAGCTTTTACAATATAAGTACTGGTTACCAAAGGAGCCACTAAAACTGAAGAAGCATTAGAGCTTATTGCGCCATCCCAAACATAATTCGTTCCACCCGCTGCAATTAAATTTACACTTTGTCCTTTACATATTGTTGTATCATTTGGCACTTGCACTTGAGGACCAACTTGGACTGTTATAGGTGAAGCATAACTTGTACTTCCACAATAATTTTGAGCAACTAAATTAATAGTAAAATTACCTGCACTGGTATAAATGTGGCTTGGATTTGAAAGGTTAGACGTATTGGATGCTCCAGATGCTGTATGGCCAAAGTTCCATGTTAAACTTGTCGCATTAGTTATTGACGAAAAATGGACAGTATCATTCATGCAACTTAGAGTTATAAAACTTGCATTAAGTGTTGGAGAAGACAGTGTGTCTACCCATATTGAATCAAGCTTGCTATTACAAATTCCATCGAATGCATAAGCAGAAATAAATGCCGGAAAACCTGTTGAAACAGCAATTGTATCGTTGGTAGAACTTATACCGGATGACCAATGAATTGCTTGTGCTGATGGGCAATTAGCTATTAATTGAACAGGTCCTGAATTACAAGAAATTGAATCACCTACTAAGGAAATTAGCGGTTGAACGGCAACAGACACGGTTACAGAATCTAATGGTCCAAAACAAGAACCATTTGAAGTCTTCACCAAATAGGTGCTGTTTACCAATGGGCTCACTAAAACAGAAGAAGCAGTTGAGTTAACTGCACCGCTCCATTGATAATTTGTTCCGCCACTTGCAATTAAACTTATACTGTTCCCTTTGCAAATTGTTGTGTCGTTTGTTAAACTTACTGGTGGGCCACTTTGAATTGTAATTGGTGAGTTAAAACTTGTACTTCCACAATAATTTTGAGCAACTAAATTAATAGTAAAATTACCTGCACTGGTATAAATGTGGCTTGGATTTGAAAGGTTAGACGTGTTGGATGCCCCAGATGCTGTATGGCCAAAGTTCCAAACTAAACTTGTTGAATTAGTTACTGACGAAAATTGAACAGTATCATTAATGCAACTTAGAGGTATAAAACTCGCACTTAGTGTAGGAGAAGAAAGTGTATCCACCCAAATAGAATCAGGTTGACTATTACACGTGCCATCGAAAACATAAGCGGAAAAATAACCAGGGATATTCGAAGAAACAGTAATTGTGTCGTTAGTTGATAAAATTCCTGGCGACCAATGAGTAGTTTGGGCAGTAGGACAAATAGCAATTAGTTGAACGGAACTTGAATTACAAGAAATTGAATCGCCAATTAAATTAAAAAGAGGCGGTTGCAGAACAGTTACTATTACAGTATCGGGAACACTTGAGCAAGATCCATTTTTAGCAACTACAGTATACATTGTTGTCACAATTGGTTTAACTGTTAATAATGAATCAGTTGCTCCATTGTTCCATAAATAAGAGCTTCCTCCACTTACAAGCAAATTAGTACTATCGCCTTTACAAATAGAAGTATTGCCTGAAATTGTGGCAACTGGTAAGCTTAATGAATTTAAAATATGAATTGTATCGGTGTACATACAACAATTAGAAAACACATTTACCCAATAGGTACCAGGACTAAATATTTTGATTGTTGATTGTGTTGAACCATTAGACCAGAAGTATTGATTTGTACCAGGTAATGTTGCATTTAATATTATTGAATCACATACTGTTGTGTCGTTTCCTAAATTTAACAAAGTTGTTGAACATGGGTCAATAACAGTATTTTGGTTTGAATTATTAACAGAAGTAAATACAAGATTATCAATAGCGGTTGATAATGTACATGAATTGGAATTAGTTGGATTTGTTGTTACATTTATTGAAAGAGTTACACCAGTGTTGCAGTTTGTATTTCCCAAACTATCGACTTTTACAATTACTAAATCCATTTTACCATTACTGGTTGTAGTCCGTCCTGTGAAATAAATTGTACTCCCCTCACTACAAGCAATTGGAGTATTTGTATACAAAATATCTTCAACAGCAGAGGTTCCATATGATTTTGCCCATAATAAATTCCCTACTTTATTCACTGCGATTATATAAAAGTTTTTATTAACAGCACCTGGCATATAACCAACTATTGCATATCCATAATTGGTTACTAAAACTTTATAGCTGTATTCATTTGTTGAAGAAGTTATATTGTAATCTTTTGACCAAATAACATTTGCCGCCGTATCTGTTTTTATAATTCCTACTGAGTAATTAGTGCTTGTACCAGTTATTTTATCACCAAAATATCCAATCAATAAAGAGTCATTCGAATAAACTATATCAATTCCATATATACGTGCATTTGCAGTAATTGAATAAAGTAAATATTTAGAAAACTGAATATTACCAAGATTATTAAATTTAGTGAACGTTGGTCGCATGCCTTGTGATGCACTACCTTGAAAATAACTTCTTCCTGTTGCATAATAAAAGTTTCCATATCCTTTTGTTGTGGAATAAATTTCATCAATATAACTTATAGGAGAATAAAAATTATATCGTGGAGTAGTCGCAATAATATTTCCATTTGTGGAATTTATTCTTAACAAAATAGGATCCGTTAAAGTAGGTCCTACTAATGTGGATATATTGCAAAAAAGAAGGTATTCACTACTTACCTTTGATTCAATTCTCTGACAAAAAATATTTCTTGTATCATTTAAGACTTTTAACCATTGCAAATTGCCATTCAAATCCAATTTAAAATAAAAACCTGTCTTCTTTGCAGATGAATTAGTAGCAATACCGCAGCCAATAATGTTACCATCTGCAGTATAGGATAAATAGTATACATTCGAGCCTGCTGATGGCATAAAGGTAGTTGACCAAATAATTGAACCTTGAGGGCTTATTTTTATTATTAAAGCACTATCTTCCTTATACCCTCCTACCAAATAATTTCCATCATTCGTAGGAATAATTACTTGTCCTCCTTCATTTAATTGAGGGTTTCCAATTTGCTTGTAAAAAGTTTGAGACCTAGCATTGAAGCTATTTGCTATACTAAATATTGCAATTAAAATCTTTAGATATTGAATTTTTATTTTCATTAAGATCTAATTACAAATCTAATTTTGCTTAATTATTTTTGCAGGAATACCCACTGCAGTTACATTGGGAGGAATTTCTTTAGTAACCACTGCTCCCGCACCTATGATCGAATAATCGCCAACTTTCATCTTCTCAAGTATGGTAGAATTTGTTCCTAGTAAAACACCCTCTCCTAATACCACATCACCTGAAATATTTATACCTGGATTAATTGTTGAATAATCTCCAATAATGCTATAATGCCCAACTGTACAAGCCAAATTAATAATAATGTGATTGCCTACCTTTATATTTGTAGTGAGAATATTTCCGGCTGTGATAACCGTACCTTCACCAACAATTGAAGTTTCAGATATAATTACTGAAGGATGAATGCCGCTTGCGAATTTGGCACCATTCGTTTTTAAATAGTGAACCACTTTAGCTTTTATTTTAGGATTACCAATAACACAAACAAAATATATTTCGCTAATATCATTTTTCGTAATCCATTCTTTTGTACCTAAAACCGGTACTCCATTCCTTACTTTACCAATTACTTCAAGATTATCATCTAAAAAACCAATAATGTCCCATTGGGGGGTATGGCTAACCTTATTGATATCTCTGAATAGTTGCACAATTTCATCTCCAAAATTGCTAGCTCCAAACAAAATTAATTTCTTCATTATAATTATCTAACTCATTCAAAATTAATAAAATTACCTCATCCCGAGCAGTTGAAAATAGAATGCTGCTAATCTTTGGGTGTTGATTTTTAGCGATAATAAGTTTCTTTTCTCCAATAAATCCTTCTGTAATTTTTTATAGTCAAGTGAATTTAATTTTTTTGGTAAACTTTCTAAATCGAATCTAGATATCTCAACTCCAGCACAATGTCTATTTAAGATCCATGCTTGATAAATCAAATTATCAGAAATTATTGTTGGAATTCCAGCCTCAATAAAATTAAACAACTTTAATGTTGTGCAATACTTGTATTTATCAACAGATTGAGCATGTTCGGCATCGTTCACAAAACCTAAATGTATCCCAAAATCATACTTCCCTAATTCCTTAGCCAAATCTTGCTGAGCTACCGGTTGATGAAAATGAAACAGGGAATTGTTTTTTGCGATTGCTTCATATTCCTCATATTCAATAGCCTGATTTCCCGGACTAGGATAAATGTGAAAATGCAAACCTTGTTTGGTAAGTGTTTCAATCAATCCATGAAATTGTATGTTGCCATATTGCTTTGGGTTTCGGTGCGAGCCTGCGATTCCTCCTGCATAAACCAACTGAATTTCATTGGGATTAAACTTCTTTGTGTGCTCCTGAAAAAAATCATCATCACAATACAAAGGAAAAAACAGTGTTTTGGGTTTATTTTTAATACCGTATTTTCGAAAAGCTACATTGGCCTCTAAACAATGTGCCACTACTCCATCGGCCTTTTCCAAACATTCGCGCTCGTGGGGCAGTTCCTTTTTAAGCCAATTCAAATCCGGATTTAATCCATAATACGTAGCATACACATCTTGCATATCATGTATATAAGGCACATTCACACTTTTGCGCGCTTCATTGCAATAATAGCTTTTAGGAGCAAAACCGTGCACTAAATCAATTTGCTTCAATCCTTTGAGTATGCGTTTTAAATGCCAATTATTCCTAAAAAGTATTGTTTCATCAAAACTGGGATCAGTATATTTCTCAACAAAACCGCGCTCATGGCAAAGCAATACAAAATAAAATTTACCCTCGCGTTTCAACCATTTTGCCATACGAGGAATGCGTGGAGGCAAAAATTCACCAACAAACACAACATGTTTCGTAATATCTGGTTGGCAAGTTTTATTATTTCGAACCGGAGTAATTTGATAGAGTAGATAATCAAAAAGCGATGTACTTTTGTCCCAAAGCAGCCAACGTATTTTGTAACTAAGAATTTTTAGTTTTGCGAGATTCACA from Bacteroidota bacterium encodes:
- a CDS encoding gliding motility-associated C-terminal domain-containing protein gives rise to the protein MKIKIQYLKILIAIFSIANSFNARSQTFYKQIGNPQLNEGGQVIIPTNDGNYLVGGYKEDSALIIKISPQGSIIWSTTFMPSAGSNVYYLSYTADGNIIGCGIATNSSAKKTGFYFKLDLNGNLQWLKVLNDTRNIFCQRIESKVSSEYLLFCNISTLVGPTLTDPILLRINSTNGNIIATTPRYNFYSPISYIDEIYSTTKGYGNFYYATGRSYFQGSASQGMRPTFTKFNNLGNIQFSKYLLYSITANARIYGIDIVYSNDSLLIGYFGDKITGTSTNYSVGIIKTDTAANVIWSKDYNITSSTNEYSYKVLVTNYGYAIVGYMPGAVNKNFYIIAVNKVGNLLWAKSYGTSAVEDILYTNTPIACSEGSTIYFTGRTTTSNGKMDLVIVKVDSLGNTNCNTGVTLSINVTTNPTNSNSCTLSTAIDNLVFTSVNNSNQNTVIDPCSTTLLNLGNDTTVCDSIILNATLPGTNQYFWSNGSTQSTIKIFSPGTYWVNVFSNCCMYTDTIHILNSLSLPVATISGNTSICKGDSTNLLVSGGSSYLWNNGATDSLLTVKPIVTTMYTVVAKNGSCSSVPDTVIVTVLQPPLFNLIGDSISCNSSSVQLIAICPTAQTTHWSPGILSTNDTITVSSNIPGYFSAYVFDGTCNSQPDSIWVDTLSSPTLSASFIPLSCINDTVQFSSVTNSTSLVWNFGHTASGASNTSNLSNPSHIYTSAGNFTINLVAQNYCGSTSFNSPITIQSGPPVSLTNDTTICKGNSISLIASGGTNYQWSGAVNSTASSVLVSPLVNSTYLVKTSNGSCFGPLDSVTVSVAVQPLISLVGDSISCNSGPVQLIANCPSAQAIHWSSGISSTNDTIAVSTGFPAFISAYAFDGICNSKLDSIWVDTLSSPTLNASFITLSCMNDTVHFSSITNATSLTWNFGHTASGASNTSNLSNPSHIYTSAGNFTINLVAQNYCGSTSYASPITVQVGPQVQVPNDTTICKGQSVNLIAAGGTNYVWDGAISSNASSVLVAPLVTSTYIVKASNGTCFGIPDTIVVNPIDKPIVLVSGIDTVCNSELITLTATGASTYFWNGASGTSVDTIQVAPNVNSIYSVVGAIGACLSDTSFFKVTVSNISHADYSYSLDTCSGEILFLNKSSLANSYKWIFGDSYESSLMHPVHTYSESGTFQTMLITNPGKSCSDTLVDEIKYEQNPEGYLFIPNAFTPDGDGLNDVFTVNSFHNCNLLKLEIYDRWGVLIFQTQGYQVSWNGRSNGFQVPVGVYVYVVNFNDTEKIGSITLFR
- a CDS encoding acetyltransferase, with the protein product MKKLILFGASNFGDEIVQLFRDINKVSHTPQWDIIGFLDDNLEVIGKVRNGVPVLGTKEWITKNDISEIYFVCVIGNPKIKAKVVHYLKTNGAKFASGIHPSVIISETSIVGEGTVITAGNILTTNIKVGNHIIINLACTVGHYSIIGDYSTINPGINISGDVVLGEGVLLGTNSTILEKMKVGDYSIIGAGAVVTKEIPPNVTAVGIPAKIIKQN